A genomic region of Metopolophium dirhodum isolate CAU chromosome 1, ASM1992520v1, whole genome shotgun sequence contains the following coding sequences:
- the LOC132937015 gene encoding protein-L-isoaspartate O-methyltransferase domain-containing protein 2-like: MAARSGPHVLGNACDLTSVGYYDRVYCEAEAPSAESSFMMALIKIGGVLVMPLKGALLKVTREGELSWKTIQVVQVSIPHLVVSEKCSSMEVLKFSTVQPLSLNELCRSNIRATIRDCLNESHPGLQMYIKCKPNISFDQKSLNEARRGLVSLRSVVDVISNQNTSDLDSTSENEAIREDKDDDNGDDVDVEEKITSGQCDKSLLKKLHQIPKEKHQKLDVLLNKIKHCPKNQKIQKE, translated from the exons ATGGCTGCAAGAAGTGGTCCCCATGTTTTGG GTAATGCATGTGATCTAACGTCAGTGGGTTACTACGATAGAGTTTATTGTGAAGCTGAAGCACCATCAGCAGAATCTTCATTTATGATGGCTCTCATTAAA ATTGGTGGTGTATTGGTTATGCCATTGAAAGGGGCCCTCCTGAAAGTAACGAGGGAAGGTGAACTCTCGTGGAAAACAATTCAAGTCGTTCAAGTATCGATACCACATCTTGTTGTGTCAGAAAAATGTAGCAGTATGgaagttttaaagtttt CTACTGTTCAACCATTGAGTTTAAATGAGTTATGCAGATCAAACATTCGTGCAACCATACGAGATTGCTTGAATGAAAGTCATCCTGGCTTGCAAATGTACATTAAGTGTAAACCAAATATAAGTTTTGATCAAAAATCGTTAAATGAGGCTCGCCGTGGATTGGTGAGTTTACGGAGCGTTGTAGATGTGATTTCTAACCAGAATACATCAGATCTGGATTCAACATCTGAGAATGAGGCCATTAGAGAAGATAAAGATGACGACAATGGCGATGATGTTGATGttgaagaaaaaattacaaGTGGACAGTGTGATAAGAGTTTACTTAAAAAACTGCATCAGATACCAAAAGAAAAGCATCAGAAGCTGGATGTTCTtctgaacaaaataaaacattgccCGAAAAACCAGAAAATACAAAAAGAATGA